A genomic segment from Neodiprion lecontei isolate iyNeoLeco1 chromosome 1, iyNeoLeco1.1, whole genome shotgun sequence encodes:
- the LOC107223596 gene encoding polypeptide N-acetylgalactosaminyltransferase 3 isoform X1, with protein MLLPKMRKLFRVWPILLSVGVLISLFVIWPRQSDRSKNPPNDPDDASLRLLDSEKRYMDNRGIQVIVGHYIGDSVDPLQSPNIDQDLFSDLLNKNMFNPRPYEGRDGNPVMIPPKDFVLMKQLFQINRFNLLASDRIPLNRSLPDVRKKTCIARYSGSKHLPSTSVIIVFHNEAWSTLLRTVHSVIGRSPRHLLHEIILVDDSSNREFLGAPLDEYVRNLEVPTRVLRSGKRIGLVNARLLGAGDATGQVLTFLDAHCECTVGWLEPLLDAVAQNRTRIVSPVIDIINDDTFSYTRSFELHWGAFNWDLHFRWLTFGGSKLEQRRGDMVAPFKTPAMAGGLFSMNREYFFELGGYDDQMQIWGGENLELSFRAWQCGGSVEIAPCSHVGHLFRKSSPYTFPGGVGDILYSNLARVALVWMDEWAEFYFKFNPAAERLRDKQQIRGRLAVRERLQCKGFEWYLDNVWPQHFFPKDDRFFGKIIHAVTGDCLMRPVTKGTYTQPFGNADMEPCISPPQLSQMFVMTSDGVIVTDESVCLDAPERDTRHEKPKVKIMACSGLRRQKWQYDAKRKTLVHLGSKMCLQLSLKKSDGLVIATCNKSAEQQWELEAVPWK; from the exons ATGCTGCTgccaaaaatgcgaaaattaTTCCGCGTCTGGCCCATTTTATTATCAGTAGGGGTATTGATCAGCTTGTTCGTGATCTGGCCACGCCAATCTGATCGGTCGAAAAATCCTCCCAACGATCCAGACGATGCTTCCCTGCG ACTTCTCGACAGTGAAAAGCGTTACATGGACAACCGCGGCATACAAGTGATCGTGGGTCATTACATCGGGGATTCTGTGGACCCGCTGCAGAGCCCAAACATTGACCAAG ATTTATTTTCAGATCTGTTGAACAAGAACATGTTTAACCCGCGACCCTACGAGGGTAGGGATGGCAATCCGGTGATGATACCACCGAAGGACTTCGTCCTGATGAAGCAGCTCTTCCAGATCAACAGATTCAACCTTCTGGCGAGCGATCGAATACCGCTCAACAGATCGCTACCTGacgtgaggaaaaaaac GTGCATCGCGCGATATTCAGGGTCAAAGCACTTGCCATCGACCTCAGTCATCATAGTATTCCACAACGAAGCTTGGAGCACATTGTTAAGGACGGTTCACAGTGTCATCGGTAGATCGCCGAGGCATTTGCTGCACGAGATAATTCTTGTAGATGACTCAAGCAATCGAG AGTTCCTGGGTGCCCCGCTGGACGAGTATGTCCGGAACCTTGAGGTACCCACCAGAGTTTTGAGGTCTGGAAAAAGAATTGGACTTGTAAACGCCAGACTTCTGGGAGCCGGAGACGCGACCGGACAGGTTCTGACGTTCCTCGATGCCCATTGCGAATGCACCGTTG GTTGGCTTGAACCGCTATTGGACGCTGTCGCTCAGAATAGAACGAGAATCGTTTCACCTGTCATCGACATCATTAACGATGACACGTTCAGTTACACGAG ATCGTTCGAGCTTCACTGGGGTGCCTTTAACTGGGATTTGCATTTCCGATGGCTGACATTTGGTGGCTCAAAGCTGGAACAACGTCGCGGTGACATGGTGGCCCCTTTCAAAACCCCGGCAATGGCCGGAGGACTCTTCTCCATGAACAGAGAGTACTTCTTTGAGCTGGGCGGTTACGATGATCAGATGCAAATTTGGGGCGGAGAGAACCTCGAGTTGTCTTTCAGGGCCTGGCAGTGCGGTGGCAGCGTTGAGATCGCACCTTGTTCCCACGTTGGTCATTTATTCCGAAAATCTTCTCCGTACACATTTCCAGGAGGTGTTGGCGATATATTGTACTCAAATTTAGCACGGGTCGCCCTCGTTTGGATGGACGAGTGGGCCGAGTTTTACTTCAAGTTCAACCCCG CAGCGGAACGACTCAGGGACAAGCAGCAGATCAGAGGACGACTGGCAGTACGTGAACGACTACAGTGCAAAGGCTTTGAATGGTACCTGGACAATGTGTGGCCACAACACTTCTTCCCGAAGGATGATCGATTTTTCGGAAAG ATAATTCACGCCGTCACTGGAGACTGCCTGATGCGTCCTGTAACCAAGGGTACCTACACCCAGCCCTTTGGTAACGCTGATATGGAACCGTGCATCTCGCCGCCCCAACTTAGCCAAATGTTCGTGATGACGTCTGATGGTGTTATCGTCACAGACGAAAGTGTATGCCTCGATGCTCCGGAGCGTGATACTCGTCACGAGAAACCAAAGGTCAAAATTATGGCGTGTAGTGGTCTTCGAAGACAAAAGTGGCAATACGATGCTAAG AGAAAGACCCTGGTCCACCTTGGCTCTAAAATGTGTCTTCAATTGAGTCTGAAGAAGTCAGACGGTTTAGTCATCGCGACCTGCAACAAAAGCGCTGAGCAGCAATGGGAGCTGGAAGCGGTACCTTGGAAATAA
- the LOC107223589 gene encoding transcription factor hamlet, whose translation MSGYLGVTAPSPLHHYPQYSPAMREKDSSPRKMSGHISPKQASIYPLSVGVSDPEDLPYDLSHGHSRGSPVIGQQPHMSPAARPHHHHRDLDCEPLDLRVDHKKERFQDENQNEVEVLNQNSLNLPYHAVLFPQHPAVHPLVLEAMYRSHHHTSVAELPKIQVRALPTMVPLPQAQAPRPSSPLPSQPQASSLPSYPAAVTAGLKPKDRYSCKFCGKVFPRSANLTRHLRTHTGEQPYKCKYCERSFSISSNLQRHVRNIHNKEKPFKCPLCERCFGQQTNLDRHLKKHDADGPTILDEVRSRYHSQLPRTDESYFEEIRSFMGKITSQRQGISYFPSLLAPGAEDFKTDKQQLQLEEKRGDSSYFSDRDNLSSRSSSSAASRPESIHEEQRDVASPPLSPGNNT comes from the coding sequence ATGAGTGGATACCTGGGCGTGACCGCTCCCTCCCCGCTGCATCACTACCCCCAATATTCCCCAGCCATGAGGGAGAAGGACTCGAGTCCGCGAAAGATGTCGGGCCACATCAGTCCCAAACAGGCGAGCATATACCCCTTGAGCGTTGGGGTCTCCGACCCCGAGGACCTCCCCTACGACCTGAGCCACGGACACAGCCGGGGAAGCCCGGTGATCGGTCAGCAGCCGCACATGAGTCCGGCGGCGAGaccccaccaccaccatcgcGACCTCGACTGCGAGCCGCTGGACCTCCGCGTCGACCACAAGAAGGAACGGTTCCAGGACGAGAACCAGAACGAGGTCGAGGTCCTTAACCAGAACAGCCTGAACCTCCCCTACCACGCGGTGCTCTTCCCTCAGCATCCGGCGGTCCACCCGCTCGTCCTCGAGGCCATGTACCGTTCGCACCACCACACATCGGTCGCGGAACTTCCAAAGATCCAGGTTCGAGCCCTTCCGACGATGGTGCCCCTGCCTCAGGCCCAGGCGCCGCGACCCTCGAGCCCGTTGCCTTCGCAGCCACAGGCCTCGTCGTTGCCGTCGTATCCAGCGGCGGTGACGGCTGGTCTCAAGCCGAAAGATCGGTACTCCTGCAAGTTCTGCGGCAAGGTGTTTCCTCGCTCGGCAAACCTTACGAGACACCTTCGGACCCACACCGGTGAGCAACCGTACAAGTGCAAGTATTGCGAGAGGTCCTTCAGCATCTCGAGTAACCTCCAACGTCACGTTAGGAACATTCACAACAAGGAGAAGCCGTTCAAGTGCCCGCTATGCGAACGCTGCTTCGGGCAGCAGACGAACCTCGATCGCCATTTGAAGAAGCACGACGCCGACGGACCGACGATCCTGGACGAAGTACGCTCCAGATACCACAGCCAGCTGCCGCGTACCGACGAGTCCTACTTCGAGGAGATACGGAGCTTCATGGGTAAGATCACATCCCAGCGTCAGGGGATCTCCTATTTTCCCAGTCTTCTCGCCCCCGGTGCGGAGGACTTCAAGACCGACAAACAGCAGCTTCAGCTCGAGGAGAAACGCGGGGACTCATCCTACTTCAGCGACCGGGATAACCTCAGCTCCAGGTCAAGCAGCTCAGCCGCGAGTAGACCGGAAAGCATCCACGAGGAGCAGAGGGACGTCGCATCGCCGCCTTTATCGCCGGGCAATAACACCTGA
- the LOC107223596 gene encoding polypeptide N-acetylgalactosaminyltransferase 3 isoform X3, with product MLLPKMRKLFRVWPILLSVGVLISLFVIWPRQSDRSKNPPNDPDDASLRLLDSEKRYMDNRGIQVIVGHYIGDSVDPLQSPNIDQDLLNKNMFNPRPYEGRDGNPVMIPPKDFVLMKQLFQINRFNLLASDRIPLNRSLPDVRKKTCIARYSGSKHLPSTSVIIVFHNEAWSTLLRTVHSVIGRSPRHLLHEIILVDDSSNREFLGAPLDEYVRNLEVPTRVLRSGKRIGLVNARLLGAGDATGQVLTFLDAHCECTVGWLEPLLDAVAQNRTRIVSPVIDIINDDTFSYTRSFELHWGAFNWDLHFRWLTFGGSKLEQRRGDMVAPFKTPAMAGGLFSMNREYFFELGGYDDQMQIWGGENLELSFRAWQCGGSVEIAPCSHVGHLFRKSSPYTFPGGVGDILYSNLARVALVWMDEWAEFYFKFNPAAERLRDKQQIRGRLAVRERLQCKGFEWYLDNVWPQHFFPKDDRFFGKIIHAVTGDCLMRPVTKGTYTQPFGNADMEPCISPPQLSQMFVMTSDGVIVTDESVCLDAPERDTRHEKPKVKIMACSGLRRQKWQYDAKRKTLVHLGSKMCLQLSLKKSDGLVIATCNKSAEQQWELEAVPWK from the exons ATGCTGCTgccaaaaatgcgaaaattaTTCCGCGTCTGGCCCATTTTATTATCAGTAGGGGTATTGATCAGCTTGTTCGTGATCTGGCCACGCCAATCTGATCGGTCGAAAAATCCTCCCAACGATCCAGACGATGCTTCCCTGCG ACTTCTCGACAGTGAAAAGCGTTACATGGACAACCGCGGCATACAAGTGATCGTGGGTCATTACATCGGGGATTCTGTGGACCCGCTGCAGAGCCCAAACATTGACCAAG ATCTGTTGAACAAGAACATGTTTAACCCGCGACCCTACGAGGGTAGGGATGGCAATCCGGTGATGATACCACCGAAGGACTTCGTCCTGATGAAGCAGCTCTTCCAGATCAACAGATTCAACCTTCTGGCGAGCGATCGAATACCGCTCAACAGATCGCTACCTGacgtgaggaaaaaaac GTGCATCGCGCGATATTCAGGGTCAAAGCACTTGCCATCGACCTCAGTCATCATAGTATTCCACAACGAAGCTTGGAGCACATTGTTAAGGACGGTTCACAGTGTCATCGGTAGATCGCCGAGGCATTTGCTGCACGAGATAATTCTTGTAGATGACTCAAGCAATCGAG AGTTCCTGGGTGCCCCGCTGGACGAGTATGTCCGGAACCTTGAGGTACCCACCAGAGTTTTGAGGTCTGGAAAAAGAATTGGACTTGTAAACGCCAGACTTCTGGGAGCCGGAGACGCGACCGGACAGGTTCTGACGTTCCTCGATGCCCATTGCGAATGCACCGTTG GTTGGCTTGAACCGCTATTGGACGCTGTCGCTCAGAATAGAACGAGAATCGTTTCACCTGTCATCGACATCATTAACGATGACACGTTCAGTTACACGAG ATCGTTCGAGCTTCACTGGGGTGCCTTTAACTGGGATTTGCATTTCCGATGGCTGACATTTGGTGGCTCAAAGCTGGAACAACGTCGCGGTGACATGGTGGCCCCTTTCAAAACCCCGGCAATGGCCGGAGGACTCTTCTCCATGAACAGAGAGTACTTCTTTGAGCTGGGCGGTTACGATGATCAGATGCAAATTTGGGGCGGAGAGAACCTCGAGTTGTCTTTCAGGGCCTGGCAGTGCGGTGGCAGCGTTGAGATCGCACCTTGTTCCCACGTTGGTCATTTATTCCGAAAATCTTCTCCGTACACATTTCCAGGAGGTGTTGGCGATATATTGTACTCAAATTTAGCACGGGTCGCCCTCGTTTGGATGGACGAGTGGGCCGAGTTTTACTTCAAGTTCAACCCCG CAGCGGAACGACTCAGGGACAAGCAGCAGATCAGAGGACGACTGGCAGTACGTGAACGACTACAGTGCAAAGGCTTTGAATGGTACCTGGACAATGTGTGGCCACAACACTTCTTCCCGAAGGATGATCGATTTTTCGGAAAG ATAATTCACGCCGTCACTGGAGACTGCCTGATGCGTCCTGTAACCAAGGGTACCTACACCCAGCCCTTTGGTAACGCTGATATGGAACCGTGCATCTCGCCGCCCCAACTTAGCCAAATGTTCGTGATGACGTCTGATGGTGTTATCGTCACAGACGAAAGTGTATGCCTCGATGCTCCGGAGCGTGATACTCGTCACGAGAAACCAAAGGTCAAAATTATGGCGTGTAGTGGTCTTCGAAGACAAAAGTGGCAATACGATGCTAAG AGAAAGACCCTGGTCCACCTTGGCTCTAAAATGTGTCTTCAATTGAGTCTGAAGAAGTCAGACGGTTTAGTCATCGCGACCTGCAACAAAAGCGCTGAGCAGCAATGGGAGCTGGAAGCGGTACCTTGGAAATAA
- the LOC107223596 gene encoding polypeptide N-acetylgalactosaminyltransferase 3 isoform X2 yields the protein MLLPKMRKLFRVWPILLSVGVLISLFVIWPRQSDRSKNPPNDPDDASLRLLDSEKRYMDNRGIQVIVGHYIGDSVDPLQSPNIDQDLFSDLLNKNMFNPRPYEGRDGNPVMIPPKDFVLMKQLFQINRFNLLASDRIPLNRSLPDVRKKTCIARYSGSKHLPSTSVIIVFHNEAWSTLLRTVHSVIGRSPRHLLHEIILVDDSSNREFLGAPLDEYVRNLEVPTRVLRSGKRIGLVNARLLGAGDATGQVLTFLDAHCECTVGWLEPLLDAVAQNRTRIVSPVIDIINDDTFSYTRSFELHWGAFNWDLHFRWLTFGGSKLEQRRGDMVAPFKTPAMAGGLFSMNREYFFELGGYDDQMQIWGGENLELSFRAWQCGGSVEIAPCSHVGHLFRKSSPYTFPGGVGDILYSNLARVALVWMDEWAEFYFKFNPAERLRDKQQIRGRLAVRERLQCKGFEWYLDNVWPQHFFPKDDRFFGKIIHAVTGDCLMRPVTKGTYTQPFGNADMEPCISPPQLSQMFVMTSDGVIVTDESVCLDAPERDTRHEKPKVKIMACSGLRRQKWQYDAKRKTLVHLGSKMCLQLSLKKSDGLVIATCNKSAEQQWELEAVPWK from the exons ATGCTGCTgccaaaaatgcgaaaattaTTCCGCGTCTGGCCCATTTTATTATCAGTAGGGGTATTGATCAGCTTGTTCGTGATCTGGCCACGCCAATCTGATCGGTCGAAAAATCCTCCCAACGATCCAGACGATGCTTCCCTGCG ACTTCTCGACAGTGAAAAGCGTTACATGGACAACCGCGGCATACAAGTGATCGTGGGTCATTACATCGGGGATTCTGTGGACCCGCTGCAGAGCCCAAACATTGACCAAG ATTTATTTTCAGATCTGTTGAACAAGAACATGTTTAACCCGCGACCCTACGAGGGTAGGGATGGCAATCCGGTGATGATACCACCGAAGGACTTCGTCCTGATGAAGCAGCTCTTCCAGATCAACAGATTCAACCTTCTGGCGAGCGATCGAATACCGCTCAACAGATCGCTACCTGacgtgaggaaaaaaac GTGCATCGCGCGATATTCAGGGTCAAAGCACTTGCCATCGACCTCAGTCATCATAGTATTCCACAACGAAGCTTGGAGCACATTGTTAAGGACGGTTCACAGTGTCATCGGTAGATCGCCGAGGCATTTGCTGCACGAGATAATTCTTGTAGATGACTCAAGCAATCGAG AGTTCCTGGGTGCCCCGCTGGACGAGTATGTCCGGAACCTTGAGGTACCCACCAGAGTTTTGAGGTCTGGAAAAAGAATTGGACTTGTAAACGCCAGACTTCTGGGAGCCGGAGACGCGACCGGACAGGTTCTGACGTTCCTCGATGCCCATTGCGAATGCACCGTTG GTTGGCTTGAACCGCTATTGGACGCTGTCGCTCAGAATAGAACGAGAATCGTTTCACCTGTCATCGACATCATTAACGATGACACGTTCAGTTACACGAG ATCGTTCGAGCTTCACTGGGGTGCCTTTAACTGGGATTTGCATTTCCGATGGCTGACATTTGGTGGCTCAAAGCTGGAACAACGTCGCGGTGACATGGTGGCCCCTTTCAAAACCCCGGCAATGGCCGGAGGACTCTTCTCCATGAACAGAGAGTACTTCTTTGAGCTGGGCGGTTACGATGATCAGATGCAAATTTGGGGCGGAGAGAACCTCGAGTTGTCTTTCAGGGCCTGGCAGTGCGGTGGCAGCGTTGAGATCGCACCTTGTTCCCACGTTGGTCATTTATTCCGAAAATCTTCTCCGTACACATTTCCAGGAGGTGTTGGCGATATATTGTACTCAAATTTAGCACGGGTCGCCCTCGTTTGGATGGACGAGTGGGCCGAGTTTTACTTCAAGTTCAACCCCG CGGAACGACTCAGGGACAAGCAGCAGATCAGAGGACGACTGGCAGTACGTGAACGACTACAGTGCAAAGGCTTTGAATGGTACCTGGACAATGTGTGGCCACAACACTTCTTCCCGAAGGATGATCGATTTTTCGGAAAG ATAATTCACGCCGTCACTGGAGACTGCCTGATGCGTCCTGTAACCAAGGGTACCTACACCCAGCCCTTTGGTAACGCTGATATGGAACCGTGCATCTCGCCGCCCCAACTTAGCCAAATGTTCGTGATGACGTCTGATGGTGTTATCGTCACAGACGAAAGTGTATGCCTCGATGCTCCGGAGCGTGATACTCGTCACGAGAAACCAAAGGTCAAAATTATGGCGTGTAGTGGTCTTCGAAGACAAAAGTGGCAATACGATGCTAAG AGAAAGACCCTGGTCCACCTTGGCTCTAAAATGTGTCTTCAATTGAGTCTGAAGAAGTCAGACGGTTTAGTCATCGCGACCTGCAACAAAAGCGCTGAGCAGCAATGGGAGCTGGAAGCGGTACCTTGGAAATAA
- the LOC107223596 gene encoding polypeptide N-acetylgalactosaminyltransferase 3 isoform X4, whose translation MFNPRPYEGRDGNPVMIPPKDFVLMKQLFQINRFNLLASDRIPLNRSLPDVRKKTCIARYSGSKHLPSTSVIIVFHNEAWSTLLRTVHSVIGRSPRHLLHEIILVDDSSNREFLGAPLDEYVRNLEVPTRVLRSGKRIGLVNARLLGAGDATGQVLTFLDAHCECTVGWLEPLLDAVAQNRTRIVSPVIDIINDDTFSYTRSFELHWGAFNWDLHFRWLTFGGSKLEQRRGDMVAPFKTPAMAGGLFSMNREYFFELGGYDDQMQIWGGENLELSFRAWQCGGSVEIAPCSHVGHLFRKSSPYTFPGGVGDILYSNLARVALVWMDEWAEFYFKFNPAAERLRDKQQIRGRLAVRERLQCKGFEWYLDNVWPQHFFPKDDRFFGKIIHAVTGDCLMRPVTKGTYTQPFGNADMEPCISPPQLSQMFVMTSDGVIVTDESVCLDAPERDTRHEKPKVKIMACSGLRRQKWQYDAKRKTLVHLGSKMCLQLSLKKSDGLVIATCNKSAEQQWELEAVPWK comes from the exons ATGTTTAACCCGCGACCCTACGAGGGTAGGGATGGCAATCCGGTGATGATACCACCGAAGGACTTCGTCCTGATGAAGCAGCTCTTCCAGATCAACAGATTCAACCTTCTGGCGAGCGATCGAATACCGCTCAACAGATCGCTACCTGacgtgaggaaaaaaac GTGCATCGCGCGATATTCAGGGTCAAAGCACTTGCCATCGACCTCAGTCATCATAGTATTCCACAACGAAGCTTGGAGCACATTGTTAAGGACGGTTCACAGTGTCATCGGTAGATCGCCGAGGCATTTGCTGCACGAGATAATTCTTGTAGATGACTCAAGCAATCGAG AGTTCCTGGGTGCCCCGCTGGACGAGTATGTCCGGAACCTTGAGGTACCCACCAGAGTTTTGAGGTCTGGAAAAAGAATTGGACTTGTAAACGCCAGACTTCTGGGAGCCGGAGACGCGACCGGACAGGTTCTGACGTTCCTCGATGCCCATTGCGAATGCACCGTTG GTTGGCTTGAACCGCTATTGGACGCTGTCGCTCAGAATAGAACGAGAATCGTTTCACCTGTCATCGACATCATTAACGATGACACGTTCAGTTACACGAG ATCGTTCGAGCTTCACTGGGGTGCCTTTAACTGGGATTTGCATTTCCGATGGCTGACATTTGGTGGCTCAAAGCTGGAACAACGTCGCGGTGACATGGTGGCCCCTTTCAAAACCCCGGCAATGGCCGGAGGACTCTTCTCCATGAACAGAGAGTACTTCTTTGAGCTGGGCGGTTACGATGATCAGATGCAAATTTGGGGCGGAGAGAACCTCGAGTTGTCTTTCAGGGCCTGGCAGTGCGGTGGCAGCGTTGAGATCGCACCTTGTTCCCACGTTGGTCATTTATTCCGAAAATCTTCTCCGTACACATTTCCAGGAGGTGTTGGCGATATATTGTACTCAAATTTAGCACGGGTCGCCCTCGTTTGGATGGACGAGTGGGCCGAGTTTTACTTCAAGTTCAACCCCG CAGCGGAACGACTCAGGGACAAGCAGCAGATCAGAGGACGACTGGCAGTACGTGAACGACTACAGTGCAAAGGCTTTGAATGGTACCTGGACAATGTGTGGCCACAACACTTCTTCCCGAAGGATGATCGATTTTTCGGAAAG ATAATTCACGCCGTCACTGGAGACTGCCTGATGCGTCCTGTAACCAAGGGTACCTACACCCAGCCCTTTGGTAACGCTGATATGGAACCGTGCATCTCGCCGCCCCAACTTAGCCAAATGTTCGTGATGACGTCTGATGGTGTTATCGTCACAGACGAAAGTGTATGCCTCGATGCTCCGGAGCGTGATACTCGTCACGAGAAACCAAAGGTCAAAATTATGGCGTGTAGTGGTCTTCGAAGACAAAAGTGGCAATACGATGCTAAG AGAAAGACCCTGGTCCACCTTGGCTCTAAAATGTGTCTTCAATTGAGTCTGAAGAAGTCAGACGGTTTAGTCATCGCGACCTGCAACAAAAGCGCTGAGCAGCAATGGGAGCTGGAAGCGGTACCTTGGAAATAA